In a genomic window of Pseudomonas mohnii:
- the ybaK gene encoding Cys-tRNA(Pro) deacylase translates to MTPALDLLKKVRAEHRVHSYEHDPKAASYGLEAAEKLGLDPAQVFKTLLAASEKGELLVAVVPVAGTLDLKALAHAAGVKKVEMSDPAAAQRSTGYLLGGISPLGQKKRLRTFIDNSAQPFTSIFVSAGRRGLEVELAPAVLAEHTQATFADIGRA, encoded by the coding sequence ATGACCCCCGCATTGGATTTGTTGAAAAAAGTTCGGGCCGAACACCGAGTGCACAGCTATGAGCATGACCCGAAGGCCGCTTCCTATGGGTTGGAGGCGGCGGAGAAGCTCGGGCTCGACCCTGCGCAGGTGTTCAAAACCTTGCTGGCAGCCAGTGAGAAAGGAGAGTTGCTGGTCGCGGTAGTGCCGGTTGCGGGCACCTTGGACTTGAAGGCCCTGGCTCACGCGGCCGGGGTGAAAAAGGTCGAAATGTCCGACCCGGCGGCGGCGCAGCGTTCAACCGGTTATCTGTTGGGTGGGATCAGCCCGTTGGGGCAGAAGAAGCGCTTGCGCACGTTTATCGATAATTCGGCTCAGCCTTTTACGAGCATTTTTGTCAGCGCAGGTCGACGCGGTCTGGAAGTTGAATTGGCCCCTGCCGTGCTCGCCGAACACACCCAGGCGACGTTCGCTGACATCGGGCGTGCCTGA
- a CDS encoding NADH:flavin oxidoreductase/NADH oxidase has product MSLLLEPYTLRQLTLLNRIAVSPMCQYSSVDGLANDWHLVHLGSRAIGGAGLIFTEATAVTADGRITAQDLGLWNDEQIEPLQRITRFIAAQGAVAGIQLAHAGRKASTYRPWLGKHGSVKIEEGGWLPVGPSPIAFDPQHTQPRQLDDGEIANVIQAFVDSAKRALIAGFKVVEVHAAHGYLLHQFLSPLSNQRRDQYGGSFENRIRLVLQVTEAVRAVWPEELPLFVRVSATDWVEDGWNPDETVELARRLKALGVDLIDVSSGGTAANAEIPTGPGYQTRFAERVRKESEIATGTVGMITEPAQAEHILRTCQADIIFLARELLRDPYWPLHADDDLGGRKAIWPAQYQRATHRDQPIHESDLRDI; this is encoded by the coding sequence ATGAGTCTGCTGCTTGAACCCTATACCCTTCGTCAACTGACCCTGCTCAACCGCATTGCGGTATCACCGATGTGCCAGTATTCCAGTGTGGATGGCCTGGCCAATGACTGGCACTTGGTCCACCTCGGCAGCCGCGCCATCGGCGGGGCCGGACTGATATTCACCGAAGCCACGGCGGTCACGGCCGACGGGCGCATCACCGCGCAAGACCTTGGTTTGTGGAACGATGAGCAAATCGAGCCGCTGCAACGCATCACCCGCTTCATTGCTGCCCAAGGCGCCGTTGCGGGTATCCAGTTGGCGCACGCAGGGCGAAAGGCCAGCACCTATCGGCCGTGGCTGGGCAAGCATGGCAGCGTCAAGATCGAAGAGGGCGGCTGGCTTCCGGTCGGCCCGTCACCGATCGCGTTCGACCCCCAGCACACTCAGCCCAGGCAGCTTGATGACGGCGAAATCGCCAACGTCATTCAGGCCTTCGTCGATTCGGCCAAGCGCGCGCTGATCGCCGGTTTCAAAGTGGTCGAGGTGCATGCGGCCCATGGTTATCTGTTGCACCAGTTTCTTTCGCCTTTGAGTAATCAACGGCGCGATCAGTACGGCGGCTCATTCGAAAATCGCATCCGCCTGGTGCTGCAAGTCACCGAAGCGGTGCGCGCGGTGTGGCCCGAAGAGTTGCCGCTGTTTGTCCGGGTTTCGGCCACTGACTGGGTGGAAGACGGCTGGAATCCCGATGAAACCGTCGAGCTGGCGCGGCGGCTCAAGGCGCTGGGTGTGGACCTGATCGATGTTTCGTCCGGCGGCACGGCGGCGAATGCGGAAATTCCCACTGGGCCTGGTTATCAGACCCGCTTCGCCGAGCGGGTTCGCAAGGAATCGGAAATCGCGACTGGCACCGTAGGAATGATCACCGAGCCGGCTCAGGCCGAACACATTCTGCGCACCTGTCAGGCGGATATCATTTTCCTGGCCCGCGAGTTGTTGCGTGATCCTTACTGGCCGCTGCACGCGGATGACGATCTCGGCGGACGCAAAGCCATCTGGCCGGCGCAATACCAGCGGGCGACGCACCGTGATCAGCCCATCCATGAATCAGATTTGCGGGATATATGA
- a CDS encoding PhzF family phenazine biosynthesis protein, with translation MQLEFHQVDAFSDRPFGGNPAMVYRLDAWLADELMQKIAAEHNLAETAFVVREGQGWHIRWFTPTTEVPLCGHATLASAYVLFEIYKEPVERLDFTCQSGPLSVSRDGGRLWLDFPAIVPSEIGVSLEVEHALGVEAIDVLGSNELFVVLGSEQAVLDCKPDMVALAKLPWLGAIVTARGTQHDFVSRYFAPAIGINEDPVTGSTHCCLIPYWSARLGKSNLTAYQCSARGGELFCRLEGERVKIGGNATLVASGTLRLG, from the coding sequence ATGCAGCTTGAGTTTCACCAGGTCGATGCGTTCAGTGATCGGCCATTTGGCGGCAACCCGGCAATGGTTTACCGGCTCGATGCCTGGCTCGCCGATGAATTGATGCAGAAAATCGCCGCGGAGCACAATCTCGCTGAAACGGCTTTCGTGGTACGTGAAGGGCAGGGTTGGCACATCCGCTGGTTCACTCCGACCACCGAGGTTCCATTGTGCGGTCATGCAACGCTGGCCAGCGCTTATGTATTGTTTGAAATCTATAAAGAGCCGGTCGAGCGTCTGGACTTCACCTGTCAATCCGGTCCGCTGAGTGTGAGCCGCGACGGTGGGCGTCTGTGGCTGGACTTTCCGGCGATCGTTCCTTCGGAAATAGGTGTGAGCCTGGAAGTCGAGCACGCCCTGGGCGTGGAAGCCATCGATGTGCTGGGTTCGAATGAGCTGTTCGTGGTGCTGGGGTCCGAGCAGGCGGTGCTCGACTGCAAGCCTGACATGGTTGCCTTGGCGAAGCTGCCCTGGCTGGGGGCGATCGTGACCGCCCGGGGCACTCAGCACGATTTCGTGTCGCGCTATTTCGCTCCGGCCATTGGCATCAATGAAGATCCCGTGACCGGGTCGACCCATTGCTGCCTGATTCCGTACTGGTCGGCGCGGTTGGGCAAGTCGAACCTGACGGCTTATCAATGTTCGGCGCGGGGCGGAGAGTTGTTCTGCCGATTGGAGGGGGAGCGGGTGAAGATCGGTGGGAATGCGACGCTGGTGGCGAGCGGAACGTTGAGGCTGGGTTAA
- a CDS encoding DeoR/GlpR family transcriptional regulator: MNLPPRQQQILELVRERGYVSIEEMATLFVVTPQTIRRDINQLAEANLLRRYHGGAAYDSSVENTAYAMRADQMRDEKQRIGEAIAAQIPDHASLFINIGTTTESIARALLNHSHLKIITNNLHVASMLSAKDDFDVLLTGGNVRRDGGVVGQASVDFINQFKVDFALVGISGIDEDGSLLDFDYQEVRVSQAIIANARQVILAADSSKFGRNAMIRLGPISLVDCLVTDQQPSPALAQLLSQHKVRLEVV, from the coding sequence ATGAATCTGCCTCCCCGTCAGCAGCAAATTCTCGAACTGGTCCGCGAACGCGGGTACGTCAGTATCGAGGAAATGGCCACGCTGTTCGTTGTTACACCGCAGACCATTCGCCGCGATATCAATCAGCTGGCGGAAGCCAATTTGTTGCGCCGCTACCACGGCGGCGCAGCCTACGACTCCAGCGTCGAAAACACCGCCTACGCCATGCGCGCCGATCAGATGCGCGACGAGAAACAGCGTATCGGCGAAGCCATCGCCGCACAGATCCCCGATCACGCCTCGCTGTTCATCAATATCGGCACGACCACCGAATCGATTGCCCGGGCGCTGCTCAACCATAGCCATCTCAAAATCATCACCAACAACCTGCATGTGGCATCGATGCTCAGCGCCAAGGACGACTTCGATGTCCTGCTGACCGGGGGCAATGTGCGACGTGACGGTGGCGTGGTCGGTCAGGCCAGTGTCGATTTCATCAACCAGTTCAAGGTCGATTTCGCCCTGGTCGGCATCAGCGGCATCGATGAAGACGGCAGTCTGCTGGATTTCGATTATCAGGAAGTGCGGGTTTCCCAGGCGATCATCGCCAATGCCCGACAAGTGATTCTGGCCGCTGACTCCAGTAAGTTCGGGCGCAACGCCATGATTCGCCTGGGGCCGATCAGCCTGGTTGATTGTCTGGTCACGGATCAGCAGCCTTCCCCTGCGCTGGCGCAGCTTTTGAGCCAGCACAAAGTCAGACTGGAAGTCGTTTAA
- the glpD gene encoding glycerol-3-phosphate dehydrogenase yields the protein MPTSILPTPPLAEVYDIAVIGGGINGVGIAADAAGRGLSVFLCEKDDLASHTSSASSKLIHGGLRYLEHYEFRLVREALAEREVLLAKAPHIVKPMRFVLPHRPHLRPAWMIRAGLFLYDHLGKREKLAGSKSLKFGPDSALKSEITKGFEYSDCWVDDARLVVLNAMAAREQGAHVHTQTRCVSARRTKGLWHLHLERADGSLFSIRAKALVNAAGPWVAKFIRDDLKMESPYGIRLIQGSHLIVPKLYEGEHAHILQNEDQRIVFTIPYLNHFTLIGTTDREYTGDPAKVAITEGETDYLLKVVNAHFKKQISRDDILHSYSGVRPLCNDESDNPSAVTRDYTLALSGSGEEAPLLSVFGGKLTTYRKLAESALAQLAPYFAQMKPSWTANATLPGGEDMTTPQALSALIRDKFDWVPTEISRRWATTYGSRTWRLLEGVQNLSDMGEHIGGGLYTREVDYLCSEEWATTAHDILWRRSKLGLFTTAAEQDKLKDYLNKVEQHRSKIEAA from the coding sequence ATGCCCACTTCTATCTTGCCCACGCCCCCTCTTGCCGAGGTCTACGATATCGCCGTCATTGGTGGCGGGATCAATGGCGTAGGGATCGCAGCGGATGCCGCCGGTCGCGGTCTGTCGGTGTTCCTTTGCGAAAAGGATGATTTGGCCAGCCATACCTCGTCGGCCAGCAGCAAGCTGATCCATGGCGGCCTGCGTTATCTCGAACACTACGAATTCCGTCTGGTGCGCGAAGCCCTGGCCGAGCGCGAGGTGCTGCTGGCCAAGGCTCCGCACATCGTCAAGCCAATGCGCTTCGTGCTGCCGCATCGCCCGCACCTGCGACCCGCCTGGATGATTCGTGCCGGCCTGTTCCTGTACGACCATCTTGGCAAACGGGAAAAACTCGCCGGTTCGAAAAGCCTGAAGTTCGGTCCCGATAGCGCACTGAAAAGTGAAATCACCAAGGGCTTCGAATACTCCGACTGCTGGGTCGACGATGCCCGGCTGGTGGTGCTCAATGCCATGGCCGCCCGGGAGCAAGGTGCCCATGTCCATACCCAGACCCGTTGCGTCAGCGCTCGTCGCACCAAAGGCCTGTGGCACCTGCATCTGGAGCGCGCCGATGGCAGTCTGTTTTCGATCCGTGCCAAGGCGCTGGTGAATGCCGCTGGCCCATGGGTCGCCAAGTTCATCCGCGACGACCTGAAGATGGAATCGCCCTACGGCATCCGCCTGATCCAGGGCAGCCACCTGATCGTGCCGAAGCTGTACGAAGGCGAGCACGCGCACATTCTGCAAAACGAAGATCAGCGCATCGTGTTCACCATTCCTTACCTGAACCATTTCACCCTGATCGGCACCACCGACCGCGAATACACGGGTGATCCGGCAAAGGTGGCGATCACTGAAGGCGAAACCGATTACCTGCTCAAAGTGGTCAATGCTCACTTCAAAAAGCAAATCAGCCGCGATGACATCCTGCACAGCTATTCCGGCGTGCGTCCGCTGTGCAACGACGAATCCGACAACCCGTCGGCCGTCACCCGCGATTACACCCTGGCGTTGTCGGGCAGTGGCGAAGAAGCACCGTTGTTGTCGGTATTCGGTGGCAAGCTGACCACCTACCGCAAACTGGCCGAATCGGCGCTGGCGCAACTGGCGCCGTACTTTGCGCAGATGAAGCCGAGCTGGACCGCCAACGCGACCTTGCCGGGCGGCGAAGACATGACCACCCCGCAAGCGCTGAGCGCGTTAATTCGCGACAAGTTCGACTGGGTCCCGACAGAAATTTCGCGCCGCTGGGCGACCACCTACGGCAGCCGTACCTGGCGTCTGCTCGAAGGCGTACAGAACCTCAGCGACATGGGCGAACACATCGGTGGCGGCCTCTACACCCGCGAAGTCGATTACCTGTGCAGTGAAGAGTGGGCCACCACCGCACACGACATCCTGTGGCGCCGCAGCAAGCTCGGGTTGTTCACCACGGCCGCGGAACAGGACAAGCTCAAGGATTACCTGAACAAGGTCGAGCAGCACCGCAGCAAGATCGAAGCAGCCTGA
- a CDS encoding CaiB/BaiF CoA transferase family protein produces MPLTAKPLSGLKVIELGTLIAGPFASRICAEFGADVVKIESPDGGDPLRKWRKLYEGTSLWWFVQARNKKSLTLNLKHPDGLAILKKLLSEADILIENFRPGVLEKLGLGWDVLHALNPKLVMVRLSGFGQTGPMKDQPGFGAVGESMGGLRYITGFEDRPPVRTGISIGDSIAALWGVIGALMALRHREVNGGQGQVVDVALYEAIFAMMESMVPEFDVFGFIRERTGNIMPGITPSSIHTSADGKHVQIGANGDAIFKRFMMIIGREDLANDPALASNDGRDSRRDEIYGVIDRWVNSLPLDTVIERLKQADVPASRIFSAEDMFSDPQYLAREMFLQAKLPDGKGFKMPGIVPKLSETPGECEWVGPQLGEHNAQVLQELGYDASQIAQLRKDGAI; encoded by the coding sequence ATGCCGCTCACCGCCAAACCGCTCTCAGGTCTGAAAGTCATCGAATTGGGCACTCTGATTGCCGGTCCGTTTGCCTCGCGCATCTGCGCTGAATTCGGCGCCGACGTGGTCAAGATCGAGTCCCCGGACGGTGGCGATCCGCTGCGCAAGTGGCGCAAGTTGTACGAAGGGACTTCGCTGTGGTGGTTCGTTCAGGCGCGCAACAAAAAATCCCTGACGCTGAACCTCAAGCATCCGGATGGCCTGGCGATTCTGAAAAAGCTGCTCAGTGAAGCGGACATCCTGATCGAAAACTTCCGCCCCGGCGTGCTGGAAAAACTGGGGCTGGGCTGGGACGTCTTGCACGCGCTGAACCCGAAACTGGTCATGGTGCGACTCTCGGGCTTTGGCCAGACCGGCCCGATGAAGGATCAGCCGGGGTTTGGAGCGGTGGGCGAATCCATGGGGGGCCTGCGTTACATCACCGGGTTCGAAGACCGGCCACCGGTGCGTACCGGGATCTCCATCGGTGATTCGATCGCCGCGCTCTGGGGCGTGATCGGCGCGCTGATGGCCCTGCGTCACCGCGAGGTCAACGGTGGCCAGGGCCAAGTCGTCGATGTGGCACTGTATGAAGCGATTTTCGCCATGATGGAAAGCATGGTCCCGGAATTTGATGTTTTCGGCTTTATTCGCGAACGCACCGGCAACATCATGCCCGGTATTACCCCCTCCTCGATCCACACCAGCGCCGACGGCAAACATGTGCAGATCGGCGCCAATGGCGACGCGATCTTCAAACGCTTCATGATGATCATCGGTCGCGAAGACTTGGCCAATGACCCGGCCCTGGCCAGCAACGACGGACGCGACAGCCGCCGCGACGAGATCTACGGGGTGATTGATCGCTGGGTCAACTCGTTGCCGCTGGACACAGTCATTGAGCGCTTGAAACAGGCCGATGTGCCGGCCAGCCGCATCTTCAGCGCCGAAGACATGTTCAGCGACCCGCAATACCTTGCGCGGGAAATGTTCCTGCAGGCCAAACTTCCTGATGGCAAAGGCTTCAAGATGCCGGGGATTGTGCCGAAACTCTCAGAGACACCCGGTGAATGTGAATGGGTCGGGCCGCAACTGGGTGAGCATAACGCACAGGTACTCCAGGAACTTGGCTATGACGCGTCGCAGATCGCACAACTGCGCAAAGACGGAGCCATCTGA
- the recJ gene encoding single-stranded-DNA-specific exonuclease RecJ — protein sequence MRIESRLLPDPLPLLGDIPPLLTRLYAARGVQSAVELDKSLARLIPFQQLKGIDAAVDLLVTALEQRQRILIVGDFDADGATASTVGTLGLRLLGAAHVDYLVPNRFDYGYGLTPEIVAVALERQPQLLITVDNGISSVEGVAAAKKAGLKVLVTDHHLPGDELPQADAIVNPNQPGCEFPSKALAGVGVIFYVLMALRARLRSLGWYENKPQPNIGELLDLVALGSVADVVPLDANNRILVHQGLERIRAGRARPGIKAILEVAKREPARITSTDLGFIVGPRLNAAGRLDDMSLGIECLLTEDAALAREMAAQLDGMNQDRKSIEQGMQREALAQLKDLPVDSMPFGLCLFDPEWHQGVIGILASRMKERYFRPTIAFADAGDGLLKGSGRSVQGFHIRDALSVVAAQHPDLISKYGGHAMAAGLTLPEANFPLFAEAFDAEVRRQLREEDLTGRLLSDGTLAVEEFHLELARALRHAGPWGQHFPEPLFHGVFQLVEQRVVGERHLKVVLRSECGSVKLDGIAFGIDRDIWPNPTIKWVELAYKLDVNEFRGNETVQLMIAHIEPR from the coding sequence ATGCGCATTGAATCTCGCCTGTTGCCCGACCCCTTGCCATTGCTGGGTGATATTCCACCTCTGCTGACCCGACTCTACGCCGCGCGGGGCGTGCAATCCGCAGTCGAACTGGACAAGAGTCTGGCGCGGCTGATTCCGTTCCAGCAGCTCAAGGGCATTGATGCTGCCGTGGACCTGCTGGTGACCGCGCTCGAACAGCGGCAACGGATTCTGATCGTCGGCGATTTCGACGCCGATGGCGCGACGGCCAGTACCGTGGGCACGCTGGGCCTGCGTTTGCTGGGCGCGGCCCATGTCGATTACCTGGTGCCCAACCGTTTTGACTACGGTTACGGCCTGACGCCGGAGATCGTTGCCGTGGCGCTGGAGCGTCAGCCACAGCTGTTGATCACCGTGGACAACGGCATCTCCAGCGTCGAAGGTGTGGCGGCGGCGAAAAAGGCCGGCCTCAAGGTGCTGGTCACCGACCACCACTTGCCCGGTGATGAATTGCCCCAGGCCGATGCCATCGTCAATCCGAACCAGCCAGGTTGTGAGTTCCCGAGCAAGGCGCTGGCCGGCGTTGGTGTGATTTTCTATGTGCTGATGGCCTTGCGCGCGCGCTTGCGCAGCCTGGGCTGGTACGAGAACAAGCCGCAGCCGAACATCGGCGAATTGCTCGACCTCGTGGCGTTGGGCAGTGTGGCTGACGTGGTGCCGCTGGATGCCAACAACCGGATTCTGGTGCACCAGGGCCTCGAGCGGATTCGCGCCGGACGTGCGCGGCCGGGCATCAAGGCGATTCTCGAAGTGGCCAAGCGTGAGCCGGCGCGCATCACCTCCACCGACCTGGGATTCATTGTCGGCCCGCGCCTGAACGCAGCGGGGCGCCTGGATGACATGAGCCTGGGCATCGAATGCCTGCTGACCGAGGATGCGGCGCTGGCCCGCGAGATGGCCGCTCAGCTGGACGGCATGAACCAGGACCGCAAATCCATCGAGCAGGGCATGCAGCGTGAAGCGCTGGCCCAGCTCAAGGATTTGCCGGTGGATTCCATGCCGTTTGGTCTGTGTCTGTTCGATCCCGAGTGGCATCAGGGGGTCATCGGCATCCTCGCATCGCGCATGAAGGAGCGCTATTTCCGTCCGACCATTGCCTTTGCCGATGCGGGAGACGGTCTGCTCAAGGGCTCGGGGCGTTCGGTCCAGGGCTTCCATATCCGCGATGCCCTGAGCGTGGTGGCGGCGCAGCATCCGGACCTGATCAGCAAATATGGTGGCCATGCCATGGCCGCCGGTCTGACGCTGCCGGAAGCGAATTTTCCGCTGTTCGCCGAAGCCTTTGACGCCGAGGTGCGCAGGCAATTGCGCGAAGAAGACCTGACCGGGCGTCTGCTGTCGGACGGCACCCTGGCGGTCGAGGAGTTTCACCTGGAACTGGCCCGCGCGCTGCGCCATGCCGGTCCCTGGGGGCAACACTTTCCGGAGCCGCTGTTTCATGGGGTTTTCCAGTTGGTCGAGCAGCGCGTCGTCGGCGAACGGCACCTCAAAGTGGTACTGAGGAGCGAATGTGGTTCGGTGAAACTGGATGGCATTGCCTTTGGTATCGACCGCGATATCTGGCCGAATCCGACCATCAAGTGGGTGGAGCTGGCCTACAAGCTCGACGTCAACGAGTTCCGCGGCAACGAGACCGTTCAACTGATGATTGCCCACATCGAACCGCGATAG
- a CDS encoding MIP/aquaporin family protein, whose translation MTTALQQPSLSSQCMAEFLGTALLIFFGTGCVAALKVAGASFGLWEISIIWGIGVSMAIYLTAGVSGAHLNPAVSIALSIFADFEKRKLPFYILAQVAGAFCGALLVYTLYSNLFFDFEQTHHMVRGTEASLELASVFSTFPNPSLSTSQAFLVEVIITAILMGVIMSLTDDNNGLPNGPLAPILIGLLIAVIGSSMGPLTGFAMNPARDFGPKLMTFFAGWGDISFTGGRDIPYFLVPVFAPIIGACLGAAAYRGVIARHLPSVAPATKDTAPAIDGKPRIS comes from the coding sequence ATGACAACCGCTTTACAACAACCATCACTCTCGAGCCAGTGCATGGCCGAATTCCTGGGCACTGCGCTGCTGATCTTTTTTGGTACGGGTTGCGTCGCCGCCCTCAAAGTCGCGGGCGCCAGCTTTGGTCTGTGGGAAATCAGCATCATCTGGGGTATCGGTGTAAGCATGGCGATTTACTTGACCGCCGGAGTTTCCGGCGCTCATCTCAACCCTGCCGTCAGCATCGCACTGAGCATTTTCGCCGACTTCGAAAAGCGCAAACTGCCGTTTTACATCCTGGCCCAAGTGGCGGGTGCCTTTTGTGGCGCCTTGTTGGTTTACACGCTATACAGCAATCTATTCTTCGATTTCGAACAAACTCATCATATGGTTCGCGGCACTGAAGCCAGCCTGGAATTGGCGTCGGTGTTCTCCACCTTTCCCAATCCGAGCCTGTCCACCTCACAGGCCTTTCTGGTCGAGGTGATCATCACCGCCATTTTGATGGGCGTGATCATGTCCCTGACGGACGACAACAATGGCCTGCCGAACGGCCCGCTGGCGCCGATCCTGATTGGCTTGCTGATCGCGGTGATCGGCAGTTCGATGGGACCGCTGACCGGTTTCGCCATGAACCCCGCCCGTGATTTCGGCCCTAAATTGATGACGTTCTTCGCTGGCTGGGGTGACATTTCTTTCACCGGCGGGCGTGATATCCCGTACTTCCTGGTTCCGGTTTTCGCACCGATTATCGGGGCCTGCCTCGGCGCCGCAGCCTATCGCGGCGTTATTGCCCGCCATCTGCCGAGCGTCGCACCTGCTACAAAGGACACAGCACCGGCCATTGACGGCAAACCAAGAATTTCTTGA
- a CDS encoding YaeQ family protein: MAQPSTTYKFELNLTDLDRSVYESVKQTIARHPSETEERMTVRLLAYALWYNEQLSFGRGLSEVDEPALWEKSLDDRVLHWIEVGQPDAERLTWCSRRTERTSLLAYGSLRVWEGKVIPAIKNLKNVNIAAVPQEVLETLAKDMPRVIKWDVMISEGTIFVTDDRGQHEVQLQWLAGERG; this comes from the coding sequence ATGGCCCAGCCGTCCACGACTTACAAGTTTGAACTGAACCTCACCGACCTTGACCGCAGCGTTTACGAGAGCGTCAAGCAGACCATCGCCCGTCACCCTTCGGAAACCGAAGAGCGTATGACCGTGCGCCTGCTGGCCTATGCCCTCTGGTACAACGAGCAGCTGTCCTTTGGCCGTGGTCTTTCAGAAGTGGATGAACCGGCCTTGTGGGAAAAAAGCCTGGATGACCGTGTCCTGCACTGGATCGAAGTCGGCCAACCGGATGCCGAGCGCCTGACCTGGTGCTCGCGTCGTACCGAACGCACCAGCCTGCTGGCCTACGGCAGCCTGCGCGTCTGGGAAGGCAAGGTGATCCCGGCGATCAAAAACCTGAAAAACGTCAATATCGCCGCAGTGCCCCAGGAAGTGCTGGAAACCCTGGCCAAGGACATGCCTCGCGTTATCAAGTGGGACGTGATGATCAGTGAAGGGACGATTTTCGTCACTGACGACCGTGGTCAGCATGAAGTCCAGTTGCAGTGGCTGGCCGGCGAACGCGGCTGA
- the glpK gene encoding glycerol kinase GlpK, whose product MTDTQNKNYIIALDQGTTSSRAIIFDRDANVVCTAQREFAQHYPQAGWVEHDPMEIFATQSAVMVEALAQAGLHHDQVAAIGITNQRETTVVWDKNTGRPIYNAIVWQCRRSTEICQQLKRDGHEQYISETTGLVTDPYFSGTKLKWILDNVEGSRERARNGELLFGTVDSWLIWKFTGGKVHVTDYTNASRTMLFNIHTLEWDAKMLEVLDIPREMLPQVKSSSEIYGHTKSGIAIGGIAGDQQAALFGQMCVEAGQAKNTYGTGCFLLMNTGDKAVKSRHGMLTTIACGPRGEVAYALEGAVFNGGSTVQWLRDELKIINDAHDTEYFANKVKDSNGVYLVPAFTGLGAPYWDPYARGALFGLTRGVRVDHIIRAALESIAYQTRDVLDAMQQDAGERLKALRVDGGAVANNFLMQFQADILGTQVERPQMRETTALGAAYLAGLACGFWGSLEELRGKAVIERKFEPALDEAAKEKLYAGWKKAVSRTRDWEPHEGAE is encoded by the coding sequence ATGACCGACACACAGAATAAGAACTACATCATTGCCCTCGATCAGGGTACGACCAGCTCCCGCGCGATCATCTTCGACCGTGACGCCAACGTGGTCTGCACCGCACAGCGCGAATTCGCCCAGCATTACCCGCAAGCGGGCTGGGTCGAACACGACCCGATGGAAATCTTCGCCACCCAAAGCGCCGTGATGGTCGAGGCCCTGGCTCAGGCCGGCCTGCATCACGATCAGGTCGCCGCCATCGGCATCACCAACCAACGTGAAACCACCGTGGTCTGGGACAAGAACACCGGTCGACCGATTTATAACGCAATCGTCTGGCAGTGCCGCCGCAGCACCGAGATCTGCCAGCAGCTCAAGCGTGATGGCCACGAGCAATACATCAGCGAGACTACGGGCCTGGTGACCGACCCCTATTTCTCCGGCACCAAGCTCAAGTGGATCCTTGATAACGTCGAAGGCAGCCGTGAACGCGCGCGCAACGGCGAGTTGTTGTTCGGCACCGTCGACAGCTGGCTGATCTGGAAATTTACCGGCGGCAAGGTCCACGTCACCGACTACACCAACGCCTCGCGCACCATGCTCTTCAACATCCACACTCTGGAGTGGGACGCGAAGATGCTGGAGGTGCTGGACATCCCGCGGGAAATGCTGCCCCAGGTGAAATCGTCGTCGGAGATCTACGGCCATACCAAAAGCGGCATCGCCATCGGCGGGATCGCCGGCGACCAGCAAGCGGCGCTGTTCGGCCAGATGTGCGTTGAAGCAGGTCAGGCCAAGAACACCTACGGCACCGGCTGTTTCCTGCTGATGAACACCGGCGACAAAGCCGTGAAGTCCAGACACGGCATGCTCACCACCATCGCGTGCGGTCCGCGCGGTGAAGTGGCCTACGCCCTGGAAGGCGCCGTGTTCAATGGCGGCTCCACCGTCCAGTGGTTGCGCGATGAGCTGAAAATCATCAACGACGCCCACGACACCGAATACTTCGCCAACAAGGTCAAGGACAGTAACGGCGTGTACCTGGTACCGGCGTTCACCGGACTGGGCGCGCCGTACTGGGACCCCTATGCCCGTGGCGCACTGTTCGGCCTGACTCGCGGCGTCCGTGTGGATCACATCATTCGTGCAGCACTGGAGTCGATTGCCTACCAGACCCGCGACGTACTCGACGCCATGCAGCAAGACGCCGGCGAACGCCTCAAGGCCCTGCGCGTGGACGGCGGCGCCGTGGCGAACAACTTCCTCATGCAGTTCCAGGCCGACATCCTCGGCACGCAGGTCGAGCGCCCGCAAATGCGCGAGACCACCGCACTGGGTGCCGCGTACCTGGCAGGCTTGGCCTGCGGCTTCTGGGGCAGCCTGGAAGAACTGCGCGGCAAGGCGGTTATTGAACGCAAGTTCGAACCGGCGCTGGACGAAGCGGCGAAGGAAAAACTCTACGCCGGCTGGAAAAAAGCCGTCAGCCGCACCCGCGATTGGGAGCCGCACGAAGGGGCTGAATAA